In a genomic window of Salegentibacter salegens:
- a CDS encoding SusC/RagA family TonB-linked outer membrane protein, with product MKIPLFIVIVLMFPITIVAQDEILVTGVVLDAENGMPVPSANVIEKGTSNGVLTNFDGEFSIQVPAESILVFSYIGYATKEVQVNGRTEIEVSFEPEAAALQEVIVVGYGTQRKADLTGAVSVVDMESMNRQPSPQVSEQLQGQASGVTVTSSGQPGEPPQVRIRGINTFGDSSPLYVVDGVPTQDINYLNPNDIANMQVLKDAGSASIYGARAANGVIIITTKKGSGDLKVNYNGYYGTQMVPKGNVYDILSPQGHADIRWAAMENTNPGEPITDRQYGSGAQPTLPYYILPGGASQGEVDESNYFVDPNYTESGAVNGFNQIIRANQQGTNWFQEIFNDAPIMNHDISVSQGGEKGNFLFSLNYMDQDGTLKNTFFERYTARVNSQFNISDNFRVGENIAFALSNGNRVAVTGENPINHAYRSQPIIPVYDIAGNFAGTQAPSLGNSQNAAAILERNRNNFSKTSRVFGNIFAELDFLENFTARTSFGGSYSNTNGQVFNYPTYENAENTTYNQLTENAFTGYNWTWSNTLQYQNNFNELHDVTVLVGTEAFHNQYEEVSALTQGYYSFDPDYVNLSTGAGTQTNSGFYTEDALFSVFGRLDYTFNERYLLGATLRRDATSRFTNPRDGWFPAVSAGWRISEEAFMDDVSWIDELKLRGGYGVMGNQNNVDPANAFTTYGASRVSSYYDINGSNNSILEGFLRSRIGNPNASWEKNINANIGIDVNLFNSKLQVSADYYRKDVVDLLYNPELTGTAGVSTAPYVNIAEMKNSGLDLSATAYFDFTSELQMNTTLTLTTFENEIVNIADGVSYFDQEARRFNGSSIVRNAVGHSVGQFHGYNIVGFWDSQEEVDAANQEAQNALNNPEAEYQSDIGVGRFRYEDINGDGVITSDDRTFLGNPNPDFSGGLNIEFTYKNWDFSTFLYGVYGNDIWNQVKWWHDFYSSFNGAKSNTALYDSWTPTNQNATAPIQETGGSFSTANVPNSYFVEDGSYLRVRNIQLGYSLPNTILDKVGLDRLRLYVQGANLFTITNYSGVDPELTGSATAFGIDEGAYPTPKQIILGINLSL from the coding sequence ATGAAGATACCATTGTTTATTGTTATTGTGTTGATGTTTCCAATAACCATTGTCGCCCAGGATGAAATTCTTGTTACGGGTGTGGTTTTAGATGCCGAAAACGGTATGCCGGTTCCAAGTGCGAACGTTATTGAAAAGGGAACTTCAAATGGGGTACTAACGAACTTTGATGGAGAGTTCTCTATTCAAGTACCCGCGGAATCTATATTAGTATTTAGTTACATTGGATATGCCACAAAAGAAGTTCAGGTAAATGGACGAACTGAAATTGAAGTTTCTTTTGAACCTGAAGCTGCTGCATTGCAAGAAGTAATTGTGGTAGGTTATGGAACTCAAAGAAAGGCTGACCTTACCGGGGCTGTATCGGTTGTTGATATGGAAAGTATGAACCGACAACCAAGCCCTCAAGTTTCAGAACAACTTCAAGGCCAGGCTTCCGGTGTTACCGTAACTAGTTCTGGTCAACCGGGAGAACCTCCTCAAGTTCGCATACGAGGAATAAATACTTTTGGGGATAGTAGTCCTCTCTATGTTGTAGATGGCGTTCCTACTCAAGACATAAACTATTTAAATCCAAATGATATTGCCAATATGCAAGTGCTTAAAGATGCTGGTTCAGCTTCGATATATGGAGCTCGTGCCGCAAATGGTGTTATCATTATTACTACTAAAAAAGGATCTGGAGATTTAAAAGTTAATTATAACGGATATTATGGAACTCAAATGGTTCCAAAAGGAAATGTTTATGACATTTTATCGCCTCAAGGACATGCTGATATAAGATGGGCTGCTATGGAAAATACAAATCCGGGGGAGCCAATCACCGACAGGCAATATGGTTCTGGTGCCCAACCAACGCTTCCTTACTATATATTGCCAGGAGGGGCAAGTCAGGGGGAAGTTGATGAGTCTAATTATTTTGTAGATCCAAATTATACGGAATCTGGTGCTGTAAATGGATTTAACCAGATTATCAGAGCAAATCAGCAGGGAACTAACTGGTTCCAGGAAATTTTTAATGATGCTCCGATTATGAATCATGATATATCCGTAAGCCAGGGAGGAGAAAAAGGAAATTTTCTTTTTTCACTGAATTATATGGATCAGGACGGAACCTTAAAAAATACTTTTTTTGAAAGGTATACCGCAAGGGTCAATAGTCAATTTAATATTTCAGATAATTTTAGAGTAGGTGAGAATATTGCATTCGCTCTTTCAAATGGAAATAGGGTAGCGGTTACCGGAGAAAATCCAATTAACCACGCATATCGGTCTCAACCTATAATTCCCGTATACGATATTGCCGGGAATTTTGCAGGAACTCAAGCTCCATCTTTAGGTAATTCTCAAAATGCTGCAGCTATTTTAGAGCGTAACAGAAATAATTTTAGTAAAACCAGCCGAGTTTTCGGTAATATTTTTGCAGAATTAGATTTTCTGGAAAATTTTACTGCGAGAACAAGTTTTGGAGGGAGCTATTCTAATACAAACGGCCAGGTGTTTAATTATCCTACTTACGAAAATGCAGAAAATACCACTTACAATCAGTTAACTGAAAATGCATTTACTGGATATAATTGGACATGGTCTAATACTCTTCAGTATCAAAATAATTTTAATGAATTACATGATGTGACAGTTTTAGTAGGAACTGAAGCTTTTCATAATCAATACGAAGAAGTTAGTGCCTTAACACAAGGATATTATTCCTTTGATCCAGATTACGTTAACTTAAGTACTGGTGCCGGAACACAAACAAACTCTGGGTTTTACACCGAAGATGCACTTTTTTCTGTCTTTGGAAGGTTAGATTATACCTTTAACGAAAGATATTTATTAGGAGCGACTCTTAGGAGGGATGCGACTTCAAGATTTACCAATCCTCGGGATGGGTGGTTCCCCGCAGTTAGTGCAGGATGGAGAATAAGCGAAGAAGCTTTTATGGACGATGTATCATGGATCGATGAATTAAAACTTCGAGGAGGTTATGGTGTAATGGGTAATCAAAACAATGTTGATCCTGCCAATGCATTTACTACTTATGGTGCCAGTAGGGTTTCGTCTTATTATGATATAAACGGCTCTAATAATTCTATTTTAGAAGGATTTCTGCGTTCAAGAATAGGAAATCCAAACGCTAGCTGGGAAAAAAATATTAATGCGAATATTGGAATAGATGTGAATTTATTCAACAGTAAACTTCAGGTTTCGGCCGATTACTATCGCAAGGATGTAGTTGATCTTTTATATAATCCCGAACTAACTGGTACAGCAGGGGTGTCAACAGCACCTTATGTTAATATTGCTGAGATGAAGAATAGTGGTTTAGATCTTTCTGCAACTGCTTATTTTGATTTTACATCTGAATTGCAAATGAATACTACCCTAACACTCACAACTTTTGAAAATGAAATTGTAAATATAGCAGACGGGGTTTCTTATTTTGATCAGGAAGCACGTCGGTTTAACGGAAGTAGTATAGTTAGAAACGCTGTTGGACATTCTGTAGGTCAATTTCACGGCTATAATATAGTTGGATTTTGGGATAGCCAGGAAGAAGTTGATGCAGCAAACCAGGAAGCTCAAAATGCACTAAACAACCCCGAAGCTGAATATCAATCTGATATAGGAGTGGGACGTTTTCGTTATGAAGATATTAACGGGGATGGTGTGATTACAAGTGATGATAGAACTTTCCTGGGAAATCCTAACCCCGATTTTAGTGGAGGTTTAAATATAGAATTCACCTATAAAAATTGGGATTTTAGTACATTTTTATATGGAGTTTATGGAAATGATATTTGGAATCAAGTCAAATGGTGGCACGATTTCTATAGTTCTTTTAATGGAGCTAAAAGTAACACCGCTTTATACGATTCCTGGACTCCAACTAATCAAAATGCCACAGCTCCCATACAAGAAACTGGCGGAAGCTTTAGTACAGCGAATGTGCCCAATTCCTATTTTGTTGAAGATGGGTCGTACCTTAGAGTTAGAAATATTCAGTTAGGATATAGTTTGCCTAATACTATTTTAGATAAGGTAGGATTAGATAGGTTAAGATTATATGTTCAGGGAGCTAATTTATTTACAATAACAAATTACTCAGGAGTAGATCCAGAATTAACAGGTTCGGCTACAGCCTTCGGAATTGATGAAGGAGCTTATCCAACCCCTAAACAAATCATCTTAGGTATAAATCTTTCATTGTAA
- a CDS encoding sugar phosphate isomerase/epimerase family protein encodes MVHRRNFIKQTGLALVACSIAPSFSFSTKEKLAIGIQLYSLRETIADNPMEILKKLANVGFNEIETYGYNDGKFWGISIAELKEELTKNNLISPSGHYDGNSLIKGDFENFKEIISVANQLGQEYIIIPSIEENLRESKSDYQNIAEKFNQAGEMCKSAGITLAYHNHAFEFEKMDDTTGYDILLNNTDEDLVTFEMDIYWVVRAGINPISLFEKYPGRFKLWHVKDMHKEDPELNTEIGNGSIDYKEIFKSAEISGVEHYILEQENFEMPDFKSLNESYNYITRLL; translated from the coding sequence ATGGTACATAGAAGGAATTTTATCAAACAAACCGGACTGGCATTAGTAGCCTGCTCAATTGCTCCAAGTTTCAGTTTTTCGACTAAGGAAAAGTTGGCTATAGGTATTCAGCTTTATTCATTAAGAGAAACAATTGCCGATAACCCCATGGAGATCTTGAAGAAGTTGGCTAATGTCGGTTTTAATGAAATAGAAACCTATGGATACAACGATGGTAAATTTTGGGGGATAAGCATTGCAGAACTTAAAGAAGAACTCACAAAAAATAACCTGATATCACCTAGCGGCCATTACGACGGTAATTCCCTTATTAAAGGGGACTTTGAAAACTTCAAAGAAATAATTTCAGTAGCAAATCAACTCGGTCAGGAGTATATTATTATTCCCAGTATTGAAGAGAACCTTCGTGAATCCAAATCAGACTATCAAAATATTGCTGAAAAATTTAATCAAGCTGGTGAAATGTGCAAGTCGGCAGGAATCACCCTAGCCTATCATAATCATGCATTTGAATTTGAAAAAATGGATGATACTACCGGGTATGATATTTTATTAAATAATACAGATGAAGACCTGGTTACATTCGAAATGGATATTTACTGGGTTGTTAGAGCAGGAATAAACCCTATTTCATTATTTGAAAAATATCCAGGAAGATTTAAATTATGGCATGTAAAGGATATGCATAAAGAAGATCCAGAGCTGAATACCGAAATTGGCAATGGAAGTATTGATTATAAAGAAATATTCAAAAGTGCAGAAATATCTGGTGTAGAACATTATATCCTGGAACAGGAGAATTTTGAAATGCCAGATTTTAAAAGTTTAAACGAAAGTTATAATTATATAACTCGTCTTCTATAA
- a CDS encoding GMC oxidoreductase, whose product MNKKHTYKTFSEKFDAIVIGTGITGGWAAKELTEGGLKTLVLERGRMVEHVKDYPTMNDDPWDYEFKGQVTREELKKQEKQARTGYTINDASKHWFVNDLKHPYNEEKRFDWIRGYHVGGKSLMWARMSFRWSDLDFEANKNDGHGVDWPVRYSDLKPWYEKVEKFVGISGKAEGLPQLPDSIFTPEMPLNCVEEELKTGVSNNFSDRKIINSRVANLTDPEGREGRSNCQFRNRCIRGCPYGAYFSSNSSTLPAAGRTGNMTLRPNSIVHEIIYDNQQSKATGVKVIDAETGEKIEFQANIIFCCAGAIPTTSILMQSKSDRFPSGLGNDSGELGHNLMDHHFKVGASGVSNNHQEDYYKGRKPSGFFVPRFRNVSKDTTMKDFVRGYGMQGGASRTDWTQAIGEMTYGKELKEAIVKPGKWQIGINCFGECLPYHENKMTLNYKKLDEWGLPTITFDCEYKENEKKMRKDAKEQAIAMLEAAGFEDVRGYEDDCFPGNGIHEMGTARMGRDPKTSVLNKNNQIHSVPNVFVTDGACMSSSASQNPSLTYMALTARAANYAINEYKKESV is encoded by the coding sequence ATGAATAAAAAACACACCTATAAAACCTTTTCAGAAAAATTTGATGCAATCGTTATAGGTACTGGAATAACGGGTGGCTGGGCTGCAAAGGAACTGACAGAAGGAGGTCTTAAAACCCTTGTGCTGGAAAGAGGCAGAATGGTTGAGCATGTGAAGGATTATCCTACAATGAATGATGATCCCTGGGATTATGAATTTAAAGGTCAGGTTACAAGAGAGGAGCTTAAAAAGCAAGAAAAGCAGGCCAGAACAGGTTATACAATTAATGATGCCAGTAAACACTGGTTTGTAAACGATTTGAAACATCCCTATAATGAGGAGAAAAGATTCGACTGGATCAGGGGATATCATGTAGGTGGCAAATCTCTGATGTGGGCCAGGATGTCGTTCCGCTGGAGCGATTTAGATTTCGAGGCAAATAAGAATGATGGGCATGGTGTAGACTGGCCTGTAAGATATAGCGATCTTAAGCCCTGGTATGAAAAAGTAGAAAAATTTGTAGGGATTAGCGGTAAAGCTGAAGGCTTGCCCCAATTACCCGATAGTATTTTCACCCCTGAAATGCCTCTGAATTGTGTTGAAGAGGAATTGAAGACTGGAGTTTCTAATAATTTTTCTGATAGGAAAATTATTAATTCAAGAGTAGCAAACTTAACTGATCCTGAAGGACGGGAGGGGAGATCAAACTGTCAGTTTAGAAACCGTTGTATTAGGGGTTGCCCTTATGGTGCTTACTTTAGCAGTAATTCTTCGACATTACCCGCTGCAGGACGTACGGGAAATATGACTTTAAGACCAAATTCTATTGTACATGAAATTATTTATGATAATCAACAATCTAAAGCAACGGGAGTTAAGGTAATTGATGCTGAAACTGGGGAAAAAATAGAGTTTCAGGCAAATATTATTTTTTGTTGTGCAGGTGCCATACCCACCACTTCAATTTTAATGCAGTCAAAATCAGATAGATTTCCCTCGGGCTTAGGAAACGATAGTGGGGAATTAGGTCATAATTTAATGGATCACCATTTTAAGGTAGGTGCTTCCGGTGTTTCAAATAATCATCAGGAAGACTACTATAAGGGACGGAAGCCTTCAGGGTTTTTTGTGCCTAGATTCAGGAATGTGAGTAAAGATACTACCATGAAAGACTTTGTTAGGGGTTATGGAATGCAGGGAGGTGCCAGTAGAACAGACTGGACCCAGGCCATTGGTGAAATGACATACGGTAAAGAGTTAAAAGAGGCCATAGTTAAACCTGGTAAATGGCAAATAGGAATTAATTGTTTTGGTGAATGTCTACCTTATCATGAAAATAAGATGACCCTGAATTATAAAAAGCTGGATGAATGGGGTTTACCAACAATCACCTTTGATTGTGAATATAAAGAGAACGAGAAAAAAATGAGGAAGGATGCTAAAGAGCAGGCAATAGCCATGTTAGAGGCAGCTGGGTTTGAAGACGTGAGAGGCTATGAGGATGATTGTTTTCCAGGTAATGGAATTCACGAAATGGGAACGGCTAGAATGGGGAGGGACCCCAAAACTTCTGTCTTAAATAAGAATAATCAAATTCATAGTGTGCCAAATGTATTTGTTACGGATGGCGCTTGTATGTCTTCGTCTGCATCTCAAAACCCATCACTAACTTATATGGCTCTTACGGCCAGAGCTGCAAACTATGCTATTAATGAATACAAGAAAGAAAGTGTTTAA
- a CDS encoding RagB/SusD family nutrient uptake outer membrane protein, producing the protein MKKIIYVIGCLMMGVGIFHSCSEDFLDKPAYGALSDEVLADEKGIEALLIGAYAALDGQDVVNGGTVALGGGNGWEATPSNWIYGDITGGDAHKGSDGGDQPPINAIATYSVDASNGFFNTKWKALYEGVTRTNAVLRLLSEAEDITEESRANLAGQARFLRGHYYFELKKMFNMVPWIDENTENTNIPNDTDIWPNIEADFKFAYENLPATQDEVGRANSWAAGAYLGKTYLYQGKSNEAKNIFTEVINSGVTSNGLSYGLVDNFNHNFNAEFENNEESVFAIQMVANDGTNTIGNSNQALMLAYPYNSPFRCCGFYQPTQDLVNSYRTDEANGLPYIDNYNNNPVKNDMGILSDEPFSPDTQSLDPRLDWTVGRREVPYHDWGYHPGYDWIREQSSGGPYAPKKHIYWQYHADTYSDQSAWAPGNAINVNVIRFADVLLMAAEAEARTGNLNTALEYVNLVRGRMVDNPGNWLKDYIDPENPLDGFSDQYAANYNIERFPDGYFTSEEQAMEVIMYERRIELAMEGHRFFDLVRWGVAEEVLNNYIEYEGQITTDVRGGDFNSNDGYFPIPQRQIDLSTTAEGPVLQQNPGY; encoded by the coding sequence ATGAAAAAAATAATATATGTAATAGGTTGCTTAATGATGGGAGTAGGAATCTTCCATAGCTGCTCGGAAGATTTTTTAGATAAACCTGCCTATGGAGCTTTAAGTGATGAGGTTTTAGCTGATGAAAAAGGAATTGAAGCACTTTTAATAGGGGCTTATGCTGCTCTTGATGGTCAGGATGTAGTCAATGGAGGTACAGTGGCTTTAGGGGGAGGCAATGGCTGGGAAGCTACCCCATCTAACTGGATTTATGGGGATATAACCGGAGGTGATGCTCATAAAGGTAGTGACGGGGGAGATCAACCGCCTATTAATGCAATTGCTACTTATAGTGTAGATGCAAGTAATGGGTTTTTTAATACCAAATGGAAGGCTTTATATGAAGGTGTTACCCGTACAAATGCTGTACTTAGGCTACTTAGTGAAGCCGAAGACATAACAGAGGAATCCCGGGCTAATCTTGCCGGTCAGGCTCGTTTTCTTAGGGGACATTATTATTTTGAACTTAAGAAAATGTTCAATATGGTGCCTTGGATCGATGAAAATACTGAAAATACCAATATTCCTAATGATACAGATATATGGCCAAATATAGAAGCAGACTTTAAGTTTGCATATGAAAATTTACCAGCTACACAAGATGAAGTAGGTCGTGCTAACAGTTGGGCTGCTGGCGCGTATCTCGGGAAAACCTATTTATACCAAGGAAAATCTAATGAAGCTAAAAATATATTCACAGAAGTTATTAATTCTGGAGTTACCTCTAATGGTTTAAGCTATGGCCTGGTAGATAATTTTAACCATAATTTTAATGCCGAATTCGAAAATAATGAAGAATCGGTTTTTGCCATTCAAATGGTAGCCAATGACGGGACCAATACTATTGGTAATTCTAATCAGGCCCTTATGTTGGCATATCCCTATAATAGTCCTTTTAGATGTTGCGGATTTTATCAACCTACACAGGACCTTGTTAATTCTTATCGTACCGATGAGGCAAATGGCCTACCATATATTGATAATTATAACAATAATCCGGTTAAAAATGATATGGGAATTCTTTCAGATGAACCATTCTCTCCAGACACACAATCGCTGGATCCTCGTTTAGACTGGACCGTAGGAAGAAGGGAAGTACCTTATCACGATTGGGGTTATCATCCGGGATATGATTGGATTAGAGAGCAGTCTTCTGGTGGGCCTTATGCTCCTAAAAAACATATTTACTGGCAGTATCATGCAGATACGTATTCAGATCAAAGTGCCTGGGCTCCTGGGAATGCAATTAACGTAAATGTGATAAGATTTGCCGATGTACTATTAATGGCAGCAGAAGCAGAAGCAAGAACAGGAAATTTAAATACCGCCTTAGAGTATGTTAATCTGGTGAGAGGTAGAATGGTGGACAATCCGGGAAATTGGCTTAAAGATTATATTGATCCGGAAAACCCGTTAGATGGTTTTTCTGACCAATACGCTGCAAATTATAATATTGAAAGATTTCCAGATGGTTACTTTACTTCCGAAGAACAGGCCATGGAGGTAATCATGTATGAAAGACGTATTGAATTAGCAATGGAAGGTCATAGATTTTTTGATCTTGTGCGATGGGGAGTAGCTGAGGAAGTTCTTAACAATTATATTGAATATGAAGGTCAGATTACGACTGACGTTAGAGGTGGAGATTTTAATAGCAATGATGGGTATTTCCCGATTCCACAAAGACAAATAGATTTAAGTACTACCGCAGAAGGACCTGTTCTGCAACAAAATCCCGGATATTAA